From Riemerella anatipestifer ATCC 11845 = DSM 15868, a single genomic window includes:
- a CDS encoding helix-turn-helix domain-containing protein, whose amino-acid sequence MNEVEKLILISRKSAKELAPILNTSETQISRYKKGKTEITVALLKKWCEILQIDIKKLFN is encoded by the coding sequence ATGAACGAAGTAGAAAAACTAATTCTAATTAGTAGAAAATCAGCTAAAGAATTGGCACCAATTTTAAATACATCTGAAACCCAAATAAGCCGTTATAAAAAAGGCAAGACCGAAATAACAGTTGCTTTATTAAAAAAATGGTGTGAAATCCTACAAATAGATATTAAAAAACTTTTTAATTGA
- a CDS encoding helix-turn-helix domain-containing protein → MIVKQILKDKGMTAKELAESIGMSETGLSIALSEKGNPSLSTLKKIAEILNVSLAELFGGNGGGIMGFVEYKGIIYKIKSFEDLQKILDLRK, encoded by the coding sequence ATGATAGTAAAGCAGATTCTGAAAGATAAAGGAATGACGGCAAAGGAACTCGCCGAGAGTATCGGAATGTCAGAGACTGGGCTGTCTATTGCCCTATCCGAAAAAGGAAATCCCTCTTTATCAACTCTAAAAAAAATAGCAGAAATTTTAAATGTTTCTTTGGCTGAACTATTTGGAGGAAATGGAGGCGGTATAATGGGCTTTGTGGAATACAAAGGCATTATTTATAAGATAAAATCTTTTGAAGACCTGCAAAAAATTTTAGATTTGCGAAAATAA
- a CDS encoding N-acetylmuramoyl-L-alanine amidase, with translation MYLKTFPIAGHHNADSGAVYNGRKEADLTKEARNLFVKYFPNGKNELILDRDNETNTQLQRRIKPGAGSVLLDIHFNAGPTTATGTECLVNRKDFVNKNSMSYRMADEISKATSEILGIPNRDVKCESTTRHGRLGILNLGTGCAVLWEICFISNPNDMKQWDLKKEILMKKIAEIAAKYDDIR, from the coding sequence ATGTATTTGAAAACATTTCCCATAGCAGGACATCACAATGCGGATAGTGGTGCTGTGTATAATGGACGAAAAGAAGCCGATTTGACAAAGGAAGCTAGGAATTTATTTGTTAAATATTTCCCCAATGGGAAGAATGAGCTAATACTAGACAGAGACAACGAAACTAATACACAGCTTCAAAGAAGAATTAAACCTGGGGCAGGTTCTGTCTTGTTAGATATACATTTCAACGCTGGACCTACAACAGCAACAGGTACTGAATGCCTAGTAAATAGGAAGGATTTTGTAAACAAAAATTCTATGAGTTACCGAATGGCTGACGAAATCAGTAAAGCCACATCTGAAATTTTAGGTATTCCAAATAGAGACGTGAAGTGCGAAAGTACAACACGACACGGAAGATTGGGTATATTAAATTTAGGTACAGGTTGTGCTGTGCTTTGGGAGATATGTTTTATCAGCAATCCTAACGATATGAAACAATGGGATTTAAAGAAAGAAATTCTTATGAAGAAAATAGCAGAAATTGCTGCTAAATATGATGATATTAGATAA
- a CDS encoding phage tail spike protein, which produces MEFIVIQGDKPLNLNNRKPLRSVTKAEHRQSLLSEDVINITVESKTPLALQVGNHIEYENRKYTLNSAPKVKKEQGYYAYDLVFEGVQYLLRDKVYFNLDAQGFQNTADFPLTGEINIFLTTLITNINSISDFTWVLGEYPQNTETKTLTFNNENCLAVLQKICQEYDTEFEIKQDLERKSYTLNIKKIGETLNQTFEYGKGNGLYSLSRVNVNDNVITRLYVFGSTNNIKSGYRDYSQRLRLPISHGKEYIQDDAKVKLFGLKEGVKNFDDIKPTFKGIVSGVTNLENGSQEIEVSNMDFDLNETDSNGTKYLLNDTPAKLHINKGNLAGYEFELLKNGGYNHATKTFRVKQFTDERGQKFPEAGSVFSFAVGDEVTLLDIALPEQYITNSENKLLEEGQKEYEKQSVNNLKYNLELDPLYLQQIGDGTSIFFKIGDYIRVIDEPLKIDKTTRIVDITRDLLDEYNYKIGIADTYEISFVASLLTDIKDTKTVIKTQEQINRRNYLNGYRNLQELRESVFDVEGYFDSTHIKPESIEANMLSVGAKSQQFALENISLNPNIEGNPARTFISGGKLVHFSLEDDIREWNLLPYSRNDLLNQVYYVYAKCSRGSSNAMWYITTEQIRFDSRSDYYYFLCYLLYTPKDSKREAEAMYGNVFMHGGQITAGRIKSLNGQTYFDLDSGEIAGTIKFKSGNGYVEVGSAIQQAVDAVSVGGRNLVLKSNIEKTGRYNVYDTIYNDNPELIGKEVVFSADIETNEDNDLAIYNSNGTSLVASASSSRRIVSAGKTRISHIFKLAGVNNGQPRRLRFETYSYSNLPYKVSNVKIELGNKATDWTPAPEDVQAEINAVKAKADQLDNLGTMAWQNSVEKAMLGSTIVQGGYIKTELLNASAIVSNGGGATTSQLNSAISSIVVGGRNYIKNASKGYGMFNNNRRVWELTQGEENGVKWVSGTSVNNGNFYISTYFHLLNNISVFTEDLTGQETIQSMEVKPTHDMYIGLWENNRKFCPANVWTKIENSPYNNTRFMGIYAIWNNEGSVPSTAKIYHRNWKLEKGNKATDWTPAPEDLDTLFANLKQGISNMQTSLSDVKNKTDNFSSIQGGLMMANLMSVGSNQANQNAFISGITDEGAMSVRFGAGSNYANKHNAPFRVLDNGKVYGSDMEITGGKIARFNISGNTLSGQGIADPNDYLEIKSSGSILSYKKSLSSGRESYALINNDDSILNGNKNNILRLWGRDVNNYTPYNALSIRADGQYATALNIESGDIRVGGEVGYTGELFLGGVWLTIRKGIITNYS; this is translated from the coding sequence CTCCTCTTGCTTTACAAGTAGGCAACCATATAGAATATGAAAACCGAAAATATACTCTCAACTCTGCACCAAAGGTAAAAAAGGAGCAAGGGTATTATGCCTATGATTTAGTTTTTGAGGGAGTACAGTATTTATTGAGAGATAAGGTGTATTTCAACTTGGACGCTCAAGGTTTCCAAAATACGGCGGATTTTCCTTTAACGGGAGAAATAAACATTTTCCTTACGACGCTAATCACAAATATCAATTCCATTTCAGATTTTACTTGGGTTTTGGGTGAATATCCACAAAACACGGAAACTAAAACGCTGACTTTTAATAATGAAAACTGTTTAGCGGTTTTACAAAAAATATGTCAGGAATACGATACCGAGTTTGAAATCAAGCAAGATTTAGAGAGAAAATCTTACACGCTCAACATTAAGAAAATAGGCGAAACTTTAAACCAAACCTTTGAATATGGAAAAGGAAATGGGCTTTATTCTTTAAGTAGAGTAAATGTGAATGATAATGTGATTACCCGTCTTTATGTTTTCGGCTCAACGAATAATATTAAAAGCGGATACCGAGATTATTCACAGCGTTTGCGATTGCCTATTTCTCACGGAAAGGAATATATTCAGGACGATGCTAAGGTAAAATTGTTCGGCTTAAAAGAGGGCGTTAAAAATTTTGACGACATCAAACCTACTTTTAAGGGGATAGTATCAGGCGTTACCAATTTGGAAAACGGCTCGCAAGAGATAGAGGTTTCTAATATGGACTTTGACCTGAACGAAACTGACAGCAACGGAACAAAGTATTTATTAAACGATACTCCCGCGAAGCTCCATATAAACAAAGGAAATTTGGCAGGATATGAATTTGAGTTGCTTAAAAACGGAGGATATAACCACGCTACTAAGACTTTTAGAGTAAAGCAATTTACAGACGAAAGAGGACAAAAGTTTCCAGAAGCAGGTTCTGTGTTTTCATTTGCGGTTGGCGATGAGGTTACCTTGTTGGATATTGCTCTACCTGAACAGTACATTACTAATTCCGAAAACAAGCTCCTTGAAGAGGGACAAAAGGAATACGAAAAACAATCGGTAAACAACCTTAAATATAATTTAGAGTTAGACCCTCTGTATCTTCAACAGATAGGTGATGGTACATCTATTTTCTTTAAAATTGGGGATTATATCCGTGTGATAGATGAACCGCTTAAAATAGATAAAACGACACGCATAGTAGATATTACGAGGGACTTATTAGATGAATATAATTACAAAATAGGCATTGCGGACACTTACGAAATCAGCTTTGTAGCAAGTCTGCTTACCGATATTAAAGATACTAAAACGGTTATAAAAACGCAGGAACAAATTAACCGACGAAATTACTTGAACGGTTATCGTAACCTGCAAGAGCTTCGAGAAAGTGTCTTTGATGTAGAGGGTTACTTTGACTCTACACATATCAAGCCAGAGAGTATAGAAGCCAATATGCTTTCGGTTGGAGCAAAGAGCCAACAATTTGCATTAGAAAATATAAGTCTGAATCCTAATATAGAGGGTAATCCTGCAAGAACATTTATTAGTGGTGGGAAGTTGGTTCATTTTTCTTTAGAAGACGATATTAGAGAGTGGAATTTACTACCATACAGCCGTAATGATTTATTGAATCAGGTTTATTACGTTTATGCGAAATGTTCAAGAGGAAGTAGTAATGCGATGTGGTATATCACCACCGAGCAGATAAGGTTTGATAGTCGGTCAGATTATTATTACTTCTTGTGTTACTTACTCTACACACCAAAAGACAGTAAACGAGAAGCAGAAGCAATGTACGGTAATGTATTTATGCACGGAGGGCAAATAACAGCAGGGAGAATTAAATCGCTCAACGGACAAACCTATTTTGATTTGGATAGTGGGGAAATAGCAGGAACGATTAAGTTCAAAAGCGGTAATGGTTATGTGGAAGTTGGGAGTGCTATACAACAAGCGGTAGATGCGGTGAGTGTAGGAGGCAGAAATTTGGTATTGAAATCAAATATTGAAAAAACAGGACGATATAATGTTTATGATACCATCTATAATGATAATCCAGAGCTAATAGGAAAAGAGGTGGTATTTTCCGCAGATATAGAAACTAATGAAGATAACGATTTAGCGATATATAACAGTAACGGAACAAGTTTAGTTGCTTCTGCATCTTCCTCTCGTCGTATTGTAAGTGCAGGAAAAACAAGGATAAGTCATATTTTCAAACTTGCAGGAGTAAACAATGGACAGCCTCGTCGTCTGAGATTTGAGACTTATTCTTATAGTAATTTGCCTTACAAAGTAAGTAATGTTAAGATAGAGCTAGGTAATAAAGCTACTGATTGGACGCCTGCTCCTGAAGATGTACAGGCAGAAATTAACGCTGTAAAAGCGAAAGCCGACCAATTGGATAACCTCGGCACAATGGCGTGGCAGAACTCGGTAGAAAAAGCGATGTTGGGTAGTACGATAGTACAAGGAGGCTATATCAAAACAGAGCTATTAAACGCTTCGGCGATAGTGAGTAACGGCGGAGGAGCAACAACCTCACAATTGAATAGTGCCATCAGTTCAATAGTAGTTGGTGGTAGAAACTATATTAAAAACGCCTCGAAAGGATACGGAATGTTCAACAACAACAGAAGAGTGTGGGAATTAACACAGGGAGAGGAAAATGGAGTGAAATGGGTTTCTGGAACAAGTGTGAATAATGGTAATTTTTATATTTCTACCTATTTTCATTTACTCAATAATATAAGTGTTTTCACGGAAGACCTCACAGGGCAGGAAACTATCCAATCAATGGAAGTGAAGCCCACTCACGATATGTATATAGGTCTTTGGGAGAATAATAGAAAATTTTGTCCAGCTAATGTTTGGACAAAAATAGAAAACAGTCCATATAACAACACTCGTTTTATGGGCATATATGCGATATGGAATAATGAGGGAAGTGTACCGTCAACTGCAAAAATTTACCATAGAAATTGGAAGTTAGAGAAAGGTAACAAAGCTACCGATTGGACGCCTGCCCCCGAAGACTTGGACACACTATTTGCTAACCTTAAACAAGGGATAAGCAATATGCAGACTTCGTTATCTGATGTAAAGAATAAGACCGACAACTTCTCTTCTATACAAGGCGGATTGATGATGGCTAACTTGATGTCAGTCGGAAGCAACCAAGCTAATCAAAACGCTTTTATTAGTGGTATTACCGACGAGGGAGCAATGAGCGTGAGATTTGGAGCAGGTAGCAATTATGCCAATAAGCATAATGCACCATTTAGGGTGCTGGATAATGGGAAAGTTTATGGCTCTGATATGGAAATTACGGGTGGTAAAATAGCAAGGTTCAATATTAGCGGAAATACACTTTCGGGGCAAGGAATAGCAGACCCAAACGACTATTTAGAAATAAAGTCATCTGGAAGCATACTTTCATATAAAAAAAGTCTTTCATCTGGGAGAGAAAGCTATGCTCTCATCAATAATGATGATAGTATTTTAAACGGAAATAAAAACAATATACTTCGGCTCTGGGGGCGTGATGTGAACAATTATACGCCCTACAACGCCCTATCTATAAGGGCTGACGGACAGTATGCTACTGCCTTAAATATAGAATCGGGAGATATTCGTGTGGGTGGAGAGGTAGGATATACAGGAGAATTATTTTTGGGGGGAGTATGGCTTACCATTAGAAAAGGTATAATAACAAATTATTCATAA